In Nomia melanderi isolate GNS246 chromosome 5, iyNomMela1, whole genome shotgun sequence, a single genomic region encodes these proteins:
- the prtp gene encoding thioredoxin domain-containing protein pretaporter, whose translation MVEYSTSVIVITKHIFLFLFLLSQVNSQHEEDTVHTVQYNKDNFATEIKKKNHFVMFFAPWCGFCKKLEPTWELLAEISNEEDDNIKIAKVDCTTDSSLCTEHDVTGYPTLKFFKAGETKGTKFRGTRDLPSLIYFLNDQLGTALGVADIVPFPPEAVNDLVELTEDTFYKHVSSGYHFVKFYAPWCGHCQKLAPTWEELANSLRNNAIVSISKIDCTQHRSVCGQFDIKGYPTLLWIEDGKKVDKYSGQRSHEELKAYVSRMLEKSNDQENVQTDNSDNTHIQTVFSLTDESFKHGIETGISFVMFFAPWCGHCKRLAPVWEDLGKKFLGNEDVNIAKVDCTLYANKNLCNEQEVEGFPSLYLYRDGQKVSEYDGPRGLDVLHEFVSNHLQQSNHDEL comes from the exons ATGGTGGAGTACTCGACAAGTGTTATCGTGATAACGAAACATATCttcctatttttatttctgCTGAGTCAAGTGAATAGTCAACATGAAGAGGACACTGTACACACTGTGCAATACAACAAAGACAATTTCGCAacagaaattaagaaaaagaatcACTTTGTGATGTTCTTTGCACCTTG GTGTGGATTTTGCAAGAAACTAGAACCAACTTGGGAGCTACTAGCAGAGATATCAAACGAAGAAgacgataatataaaaattgctaAAGTAGATTGTACTACTGATAGCAGTTTATGTACTGAACACGATGTCACTGGTTATCCTAC GCTAAAATTTTTTAAAGCTGGAGAAACCAAGGGGACTAAGTTTAGAGGTACAAGAGACTTGCCATCTCTgatttactttttaaatgacCAATTAGGAACTGCTCTTGGG gTTGCAGACATCGTACCGTTCCCTCCAGAAGCAGTAAATGATTTGGTAGAATTAACAGAGGACACTTTTTATAAACACGTGTCCTCTGGTTATCATTTTGTAAAGTTCTATGCACCGTGGTGCGGTCATTGTCAGAAGTTAGCACCAACATGGGAGGAATTAGCAAACAGTTTACGCAACAATGCGATTGTTAGCATATCTAAAATAGACTGCACTCAACACCGTAGTGTCTGTGGGCAGTTCGATATAAAGGGTTATCCAACATTACTTTGGATCGAAGATGGTAAAAAG GTGGATAAATATTCAGGGCAACGTAGCCATGAAGAATTAAAGGCTTATGTATCGAGAATGCTTGAGAAGAGTAATGATCAAGAGAACGTTCAGACTGATAATTCAGACAATACACACATTCAAACTGTATTCAGCTTGACTGACGAAAGTTTTAAGCATGGTATTGAAACAGGAATCTCATTCGTTATGTTTTTCGCTCCTTGGTGTGGCCATTGTAAACGTCTAGCACCGGTTTGGGAGGATCTTGGAAAGAAGTTTCTCGGTAACGAAGATGTGAACATAGCTAAAGTGGACTGCACGCTCTACGCGAACAAAAACTTGTGCAATGAACAAGAAGTAGAGGGTTTTCCTTCGCTCTATTTATACCGCGATGGACAGAAAGTCTCCGAATACGATGGTCCTCGCGGCTTAGACGTTCTCCACGAGTTCGTGTCGAACCACTTACAGCAGTCGAACCACGACGAACtatga